In Aerosakkonema funiforme FACHB-1375, the DNA window AGTATTCTAGGATTATCAAATTTCGACCCATCACTGGTAACGGCAAAGTGGGTTAATCCCAGATCGATACCAATTGCTTTTCCTTCTCTGCTTGTAGAAGGCTTTTCTTTACCGTCATCAAACAGAATAGCTGCAAAATATTGGTTAGAGCAGTTTTTGGATACAGTTACAGTCTTAACTTTACCCTCAATTGATCTATGGATGACCGCTGTGACATCTCCTATTTTTGGAAGCCTTAAATAATTAACACCTACTTTGACATTTTGAGGATACTGGATAGACTGCTTACCATGCTTAGATTTAAACCTTGGATACTTTGCTCGTTTCTCAAAAAAGTTATTAAAAGCAACTCCCAGGTTCAAGCAAACCTGCTGCAAACATTGTGCGTAGGTCAAAGACAGCCACTCATACTCTTTCTTTAACTGAGGAATTATCTTTTTAACTTCGTATCCAGACAACCCAAAACCTGTTTCTTTATATGTTTGATTCGTCAAGTTCAGGCAATAATTCCACAACCAACGACAAGAGCCAAAAGCTTGGCCTAGTGACTGCTGTTGCTGGACATCTGGGTATAACCTGACTTTGACAACCCAAAGCATATTAGAGTGAACAACGTTTGCTACAAAATAGCGTAGCACAAGATCTGTTCGTTTCCGACCTGTTCAGCGGGGGAGTGGGGGAGTGGGGGAGCGGGGGAGCGGGGGAGCGGGAGAAGTATTGAATAAATTTGCTTCTATGTTCCGATTTTCCTGTTTTCCCTCCTCCCTCCTCCCCTAACCCCTAACCCCTAACCCCTAACCCCTAGACCCTAGCAAGCACCAGCGCGAGCCACAATTACGTAAATTGTTTTGAAGATAATGGCTAGGTCGTACCAAGGACTCCACAAACTCTGGTAGCGCAGGTCTAGTTCGACTATGGCTTCAAAATCTTTGACGGTCGATCGTCCGCTGACCTGCCATTCCCCCGTCAGTCCCGGCTTCACATCCAACCGTCGCCAGTGATGTTCGCTGTATTGGATAACTTCATCAAACGTGGGTGGGCGAGTTCCTACCAAGCTCATTTCCCCAATCAGCACATTCCAAAACTGGGGTAGTTCGTCCAAGCTAGTTCGCCGCAAAAAACGACCTATACGAGTCACGCGGGGGTCGTTTTCATTTTTGAAGATCGCTCCCTTGGCTTCGTTTGGCACCGAAGACTTTAATGTTTCGGCATTTTGCACCATCGATCGAAACTTGCGGATCGCGATCGCTTGTCCGTGCAGTCCGCAGCGTTGCTGGCTGTAGAAAATTGGCCCCGGACTGTCTAACTGGATTGCGATCGCTATAGGCACAAACAGAATCGCCAGAATCGCTAATCCTACCAAACTGCCTACAATATCCAGCAACCGCTTGAAAATCGAGCGAGTCGAAGGGTGAAGCGTCGGTAAACCTAATGAAACAATTTCGATAACCGATTCGGTAGATTCGGTAACAGGTGGAGAAGTCACTGCGTTCATACTCATTTTCAACCTTTTCCTACTAGGACATTTGACGCTGTTAATTAACCTTTGTTTGCAGCTAATAACTAGGTATTGCCAAATTAATTACTGCGTCCAAACATTTCTAAATTGAGGGATGACTTACGCTTCATCCTTTTCAATATAGACCGTTTTCGAGTTATTCTGTTCCAGCAAATTAATATTTATTATTCTTATTTTTTATACCCTGATTAATTGCATCTATATCACTATTTGGTTTTTTTATACCCTAAAATTTTTATTTAAAAATTTTTTTTGTATTATAAATTACAATTGGTGCGGGAATTAACACAACTATGTATTCTCTTAAATATTTAAAGTTATTTTGGATGCCTCTAACTACGGAACATCCTACATATATATGAGGAATAAAATCATCTGCCTCCAGTCTGATATAAACCTTAACCATGTTTTTTAATAAGCAAGCTCATCTCATAAATAGCGAATAATATTATCCCCTGACTCACTTAATTACGGGAATTTTGAAATTATTCTACTTATGTTTATGGCGAACATTTTTGTACCTAATAATTAAAACTTTGGATGACCGACAATATTTGATAAATTATGCAGAGGATACGAATGTAGAGTCAATTCATGAATTAACCCTACATTCCGATCCTGATTTGATGAGGCCGTGTACTTTTTCAGCATAATTGACTCGCCAGAAGCAACTTCTTCGCCTAGCCCCGACGCCCTAATCCTTCTTGATGCAAATTTGTAAGGTAGCCTTTGTTCGAGTTGCTAGCTCCATTAGCGACAACCCCAATTACATTTAACTTGCTCAACATAGATGTAGCCTGCACGAGTTCGGTGCGAGTGACTCGACCAATGCGTCCGACCA includes these proteins:
- a CDS encoding sugar transferase; amino-acid sequence: MSMNAVTSPPVTESTESVIEIVSLGLPTLHPSTRSIFKRLLDIVGSLVGLAILAILFVPIAIAIQLDSPGPIFYSQQRCGLHGQAIAIRKFRSMVQNAETLKSSVPNEAKGAIFKNENDPRVTRIGRFLRRTSLDELPQFWNVLIGEMSLVGTRPPTFDEVIQYSEHHWRRLDVKPGLTGEWQVSGRSTVKDFEAIVELDLRYQSLWSPWYDLAIIFKTIYVIVARAGAC